A section of the Metabacillus endolithicus genome encodes:
- a CDS encoding ABC transporter permease, with the protein MNLNRYMNLLIPVIAVILGLISGAIIMLVSGYNPIAGYSALWYGIFGDTYYIGETVRQLTPYILTGLAVAFAYRTGLFNIGVEGQVIVGWLAAVWVGVAFELPAIIHLPLAIIAAGLAGALWAFVPGFLKARFKVHEVIVSIMMNYVALHVTNYLIREVITENSDSTDKIFPSASLRSEFFESITDYSRMHYGIFIALIGAFIMWFLLEKTTKGFELRAVGFNHDAAHYSGMNVSRNIVLSMVISGVFAGVAGAMEGLGTFEYVSVKNGFTGIGFDGIAVALIGGNAAIGIILSGALFGGLKVGALNMPSEAGVPNELVEIIIALIIFFVASSYFIRWILLRFKKEGK; encoded by the coding sequence ATGAATTTAAATCGTTATATGAACTTATTAATTCCTGTAATTGCGGTCATCTTAGGATTAATCTCAGGTGCAATTATCATGCTTGTTAGTGGATACAATCCTATTGCTGGATATAGTGCATTATGGTATGGAATTTTTGGTGACACTTATTATATTGGTGAAACAGTTAGACAATTAACACCGTATATTCTTACTGGTTTAGCTGTTGCCTTTGCTTATAGAACAGGACTTTTTAACATTGGTGTTGAAGGTCAAGTAATTGTTGGCTGGTTAGCAGCTGTTTGGGTTGGTGTTGCGTTTGAGTTACCGGCAATTATACATCTCCCATTAGCGATTATCGCTGCTGGATTAGCGGGTGCATTATGGGCTTTTGTTCCTGGATTTTTAAAGGCTAGATTTAAAGTCCATGAAGTAATCGTTTCAATTATGATGAACTATGTTGCACTGCATGTAACAAATTATCTAATAAGAGAGGTTATTACTGAAAACAGTGATTCCACTGACAAAATATTCCCGTCTGCATCATTACGTTCTGAGTTTTTTGAAAGTATAACAGATTACTCACGTATGCATTATGGAATTTTTATTGCTTTAATCGGTGCCTTTATTATGTGGTTCTTACTTGAGAAAACAACAAAAGGCTTTGAACTACGAGCTGTAGGATTTAATCATGATGCAGCACATTATTCTGGTATGAATGTTAGTCGTAACATTGTTCTTTCTATGGTAATATCAGGTGTTTTCGCGGGTGTTGCCGGTGCTATGGAAGGTCTTGGAACATTTGAATATGTTTCAGTTAAAAATGGATTTACCGGAATAGGATTTGATGGTATTGCTGTTGCACTTATTGGTGGGAACGCTGCAATTGGTATTATCCTATCGGGAGCTTTGTTTGGCGGGTTAAAAGTTGGGGCGTTAAATATGCCTTCTGAAGCTGGTGTTCCAAATGAGCTTGTTGAAATCATTATTGCGCTTATTATCTTCTTCGTTGCTTCTAGCTATTTTATCCGTTGGATATTATTACGTTTTAAAAAGGAGGGGAAATAA
- a CDS encoding ABC transporter permease: MLQALEIIIPTALFVAAPLIFTALGGVFSERSGVVNIGLEGLMVIGAFVGIVFNLQFAEVFGNATPWLSIVAAMVAASIFSLLHAVASITFKADQVVSGVAINFLAVGLTLFLVKNIYEKGQTDRINISFNKMDVPLLSDIPIIGKIFFSGGYVTSYLAIFTAIVVWYVIFKTPFGLRLRSVGEHPMAADTMGINVTRMRYIGVLLSGAFAGLGGAVYATIISRDFSHATISGQGFMALAAVIFGKWHPLGAMGAALFFGLAQGLSIIGGTIPFLKDIPAVYLLILPYVLTILALTGFIGRADSPKALGTPYEKGKR; this comes from the coding sequence ATACTACAAGCTTTAGAAATCATTATCCCAACAGCTTTATTTGTTGCGGCTCCACTTATTTTCACTGCACTTGGAGGAGTTTTTAGTGAACGTTCAGGTGTTGTTAATATCGGTCTAGAAGGTTTAATGGTTATTGGTGCTTTTGTAGGAATTGTATTTAATCTACAGTTTGCTGAAGTATTTGGAAATGCTACTCCGTGGCTATCTATCGTTGCCGCTATGGTTGCTGCATCGATTTTTTCATTATTACATGCTGTAGCTTCTATTACGTTTAAGGCAGATCAAGTTGTAAGTGGTGTTGCAATAAACTTCTTGGCAGTTGGTTTAACATTATTCCTTGTTAAAAATATTTATGAAAAAGGGCAAACTGATCGAATCAATATTAGTTTTAACAAAATGGATGTACCATTATTAAGTGATATCCCGATTATTGGAAAAATATTTTTCTCAGGTGGATATGTAACTTCTTATTTAGCAATTTTCACTGCGATTGTTGTTTGGTATGTAATCTTTAAGACGCCATTTGGACTTCGTTTACGTTCAGTAGGAGAACATCCAATGGCTGCTGATACTATGGGGATTAATGTAACTAGAATGAGGTATATAGGAGTTCTATTAAGTGGTGCATTTGCCGGTTTAGGTGGTGCTGTTTATGCTACTATTATTTCTAGAGACTTTAGTCATGCTACGATAAGTGGTCAAGGATTTATGGCACTTGCAGCAGTAATATTTGGAAAATGGCACCCGCTTGGAGCAATGGGAGCAGCTTTATTCTTTGGGCTGGCTCAAGGCTTGAGTATTATAGGTGGAACAATTCCGTTTTTAAAAGATATCCCAGCTGTTTATTTACTTATTCTTCCTTATGTTTTAACAATTCTTGCATTAACAGGATTTATCGGCCGTGCTGATTCACCTAAAGCATTGGGAACACCTTATGAAAAGGGAAAACGATAA
- the ymfI gene encoding elongation factor P 5-aminopentanone reductase, which yields MDKYALITGASGDIGIAISKKLISEGYHLYVHYHQNEKVLKDLKSLYKDNIILPIKADLTSKTGVQELLEHIKMPVELVVFNSGMSHYGLVTDLNDVEIDQMVELHITSPFRLIQKLIPSMITKRKGNIVLISSIWGITGASCEVLYSMVKGGQNAYVKALAKELAPSHIRVNAIAPGAISTKMLAQFTSEELNQLQEEIPLGRLGTPDEIAETVIFLASEKSSYITGQVISVNGGWI from the coding sequence ATGGATAAGTACGCACTTATAACTGGGGCGAGTGGTGATATCGGCATTGCTATCTCCAAAAAATTAATTAGTGAAGGGTATCATTTATATGTCCATTATCATCAAAATGAAAAAGTATTAAAGGACTTAAAAAGCTTGTATAAAGACAACATAATTCTTCCAATTAAAGCTGATCTGACAAGCAAAACGGGTGTACAGGAGTTACTTGAACATATAAAGATGCCTGTTGAATTGGTTGTATTTAATAGTGGTATGAGTCATTATGGATTGGTAACTGATCTAAATGATGTAGAGATTGATCAAATGGTAGAGCTACATATAACAAGTCCATTTCGTCTAATACAAAAGCTAATTCCTTCAATGATTACAAAACGTAAAGGTAATATCGTGTTAATATCCTCTATTTGGGGGATTACAGGTGCTTCTTGTGAGGTCTTGTATTCAATGGTGAAAGGTGGTCAAAATGCTTATGTGAAGGCTCTTGCAAAAGAGCTTGCACCAAGTCATATTAGAGTTAATGCCATTGCACCAGGAGCGATATCTACTAAAATGCTTGCTCAATTTACCAGTGAGGAATTAAATCAACTTCAAGAAGAAATACCATTAGGTAGGTTAGGTACACCTGATGAAATTGCAGAGACCGTTATTTTTTTAGCATCAGAAAAATCCTCTTATATTACAGGTCAAGTTATTTCTGTAAATGGTGGATGGATTTAA